One segment of Panicum virgatum strain AP13 chromosome 3K, P.virgatum_v5, whole genome shotgun sequence DNA contains the following:
- the LOC120700130 gene encoding phospholipase A1-Igamma1, chloroplastic-like translates to MAAGLARFFCLNGGAALSPTRPADDDISSRRAELYGPGVDWSALLDPLDAGLRGELLKYGDLAQATYDGFDWRHWSPHCGTCLHGLRRLLPALGLAGHGYAATAFVYATCEGGRVPRWLRRQLHADAWDGHANWIGYVAAAGAAEARRAGHRDIVVAWRGTIAPAEWALDMRTRMVPFELDAGKDKGARVAEGFHTIYTSSNAGSKYGARSARDQVAGELARLVGHFRGRGEEVRVTVTGHSLGGALALLAARDAAAAHPDVPVAAVTFAAPRVGNRAFCAGLASRGVRVLRVVVRHDVVPLVPSVARAVVDAPVSRALAKLWARTGRPPAWAYVHAGDELELDVRKSPFLKHAKYDVVGLHNLETCLHLVDGREGAAGAFRAGARRDPALVNKTSGMLRDEERVPAWWYLPANKGLVRDALGRWVVAEREQDDLPVPDDRLPLSELD, encoded by the coding sequence ATGGCCGCCGGGCTGGCTCGCTTCTTCTGCCtcaacggcggcgcggcgttgtCTCCCACGCGGCCGGCTGACGACGACATCTCTTCCCGGCGCGCCGAGCTGTACGGCCCGGGCGTCGACTGGTCCGCGCTCCTCGACCCGCTCGACGCCGGCCTCCGCGGCGAGCTGCTCAAGTACGGCGACCTCGCGCAGGCCACCTACGACGGCTTCGACTGGCGCCACTGGTCCCCGCACTGCGGCACCTGCCTgcacggcctccgccgcctgctcccggcgctcggcctcgccggccacgggtacgccgccaccgccttcgtcTACGCCACCTGCGAGGGCGGCCGGGTCCCGCGCTGGCTCCGGCGCCAGCTCCACGCCGACGCGTGGGATGGCCACGCCAACTGGATCGGGTacgtcgcggcggccggcgccgccgaggcgcGCCGCGCCGGGCACCGGGACATCGTCGTCGCGTGGCGGGGCACCATCGCGCCGGCCGAGTGGGCCCTGGACATGCGGACCCGGATGGTGCCGTTCGAGCTCGACGCCGGGAAGGACAAGGGCGCCAGGGTGGCCGAGGGGTTCCACACCATATACACGTCCAGCAACGCCGGGAGCAAGTACGGCGCGCGCAGCGCGCGGGAccaggtcgccggcgagctcgcgcgGCTGGTGGGCCACttccgcggccgcggcgaggaggtgcgCGTCACCGTCACGGGGCACAGCCTCGGCGGCGCGCTggccctgctcgccgcgcgcgacgccgccgcggcgcacccGGACgtgcccgtcgccgccgtcaccttcgccgcgccgcgcgtcggCAACCGGGCCTTCTGCGCGGGGCTCGCGTCGCGCGGCGTCCGGGTGCTGCGCGTCGTCGTCCGGCACGACGTCGTGCCCCTGGTCCCGAGCGTGGCCCGGGCGGTGGTCGACGCCCCGGTCTCCAGGGCCCTGGCCAAGCTGTGGGCGCGGacggggcggccgccggcgtgggcgtacgtgcacgccggcgacgagctcgagctcgacgtGAGGAAGTCGCCGTTCCTCAAGCACGCGAAGTACGACGTGGTGGGGCTCCACAACCTGGAGACGTGCCTGCACCTGGTCGACGGCCGCGAGGGTGCCGCCGGCGCGTTCcgggcgggcgcgcggcgggacCCGGCGCTGGTGAACAAGACCTCCGGCATGCTGCGCGACGAGGAGCGCGTGCCGGCGTGGTGGTACCTGCCGGCGAACAAGGGGCTCGTGCGCGACGCGCTCGGGCGGTGGGTGGTGGCGGAGCGGGAGCAAGACGACCTGCCGGTGCCGGACGACCGGCTGCCGCTGTCAGAGCTTGACTGA
- the LOC120700129 gene encoding mediator of RNA polymerase II transcription subunit 19a-like, with translation MDSDEKKFGKGPRELSGAVDLINHYKLLPHHDFFCKKPLPLAISDTHYLHNVVGDTEIRKGEGMELDQLVQNASTRNKPAFIQPFDMEILGQAFQLRETAPVDLPSAEKGIPTISGKPKSESKDKEKKHKKHKDKDRDKDKEHKKHKHRHKDRSKDKDKDKDKDKKKDKSGHHDSGGDHSKKHHDKKRKHEGMEDSADVHKHKKSKHKSSKTDEMGNGLS, from the exons GGCCTAGGGAGCTTTCTGGTGCTGTTGATTTAATCAACCACTACAAACTGCTCCCGCACCATGATTTCTTTTGCAAGAAACCTTTGCCACTGGCAATCTCAGATACACATTATCTTCATAATGTCGTGGGAGACACTGAAATTCGCAAAGGAGAAGGAATGGAGCTGGATCAACTTGTTCAGAATGCATCTACGAGGAATAAGCCTGCTTTTATTCAGCCCTTTGATATGGAAATACTGGGGCAAGCATTCCAGCTTCGAGAAACAGCTCCAGTAGATTTGCCCTct GCTGAAAAGGGTATACCTACTATTTCTGGTAAGCCAAAAAGTGAGTCCAAGGACAAAGAGAAGAAACATAAAAAACACAAAGACAAAGACAGGGATAAAGATAAGGAGCATAAGAAGCATAAACATCGGCATAAAGACCGGAGTAAGGATAAAGATAAAGACAAGGACAAAGATAAGAAAAAGGATAAAAGTGGGCATCATGATTCTGGCGGCGATCATTCAAAGAAGCATCATGATAAG AAGAGGAAGCATGAGGGAATGGAGGACTCGGCGGATGTGCATAAGCACAAGAAGAGTAAG CACAAGAGTTCCAAAACCGATGAAATGGGGAATGGACTTAGTTAA